From the Excalfactoria chinensis isolate bCotChi1 chromosome 1, bCotChi1.hap2, whole genome shotgun sequence genome, one window contains:
- the PKDREJ gene encoding LOW QUALITY PROTEIN: polycystin family receptor for egg jelly (The sequence of the model RefSeq protein was modified relative to this genomic sequence to represent the inferred CDS: deleted 2 bases in 2 codons; substituted 1 base at 1 genomic stop codon), whose protein sequence is MAVPQPLHNLRPSDSALPKARRRRGRAGPASGAVRASRRQGLFRKLTWGFLQAVPWRRGRQVPVRTQNVQAAAGSWHYSTGSRRQGTLQDERFPPPYRPAMPALLFLLQLLTFSQQALRASSPRMLPPPLMVACLGADGRGSRGRSGEGWLSCPANGTLKLRYQPAPGETVQAGSKERQPPAPPRCLWHLNSVWVKNTSLWSGQVTLQTGLSSGSALWPAASNLITVQCSSASCAAPECLYHNLSIEVSARWVTQNSSHTYRDRTRNTACLLHCSAFPLDPEKHRGLVAKMNSPQSRLAPALLRVSDSASGTADPAVLRQEAACKLNSVTIQKPPLHTSVIYQKKGTAFHLRARVLVDCSLPVSIKPQWIFYAVKDMKTNPDWDKPLDISSLHGVNTVQLTVPSWTLDYGMYQVYFTASVFVIGTKRSFSKTDRIFLEIERTNLVASIAGGIFRTVSSSDNWTLDGSVSYDPDSPERHKGITFTWFCTKKPSDYRYMRIGVGNKCHPAQRDLRWLTPSGAVQVIAPESLPGNTVYHFRLVIQKDTRRSYADQTVNVQSGFSPLLDVACLENCGSAVIPTERFTLSGKCLNCRTSSQPVYHWSLWLENSTEISFDWSSRTSTGRFGAYLSIHALTFTSTADQSYVLLLKVTTWGGSSSLYRYAFKVNSPPRAGKCSISPHRGTAFLTKFVVQCSGFSDSNLPLTYKVIVASDVSKTAKINSVEDNTFGTILYFGYQPRMPPSLLPVGVPSRRYTVTLYVQVCDSLGAFTQLSLYVRAQNPLKSRPLAVVFHELLASVSGSSAPMTAYLQTGDYFNAGYLAYLAASVLNYIEAVPTLQIPKAQLRESLIKTALNISVESTMEINQVVASLFQVTEQPEEVSAQSQEIAISKLSEVTGVLKTQRNESHWSEQTEIQTSGILRCLSNILRAALLRRRNVNVSAVTQVFSIMENLTEIVFQGKVPGEEDTVMETKNWKITLMKDENRDVANAFSTTKDCKNCFYPTLKDGNYSRLSYDAVISTALFEFDENPFPWLAYTSEIATTILGFKMAETKANGDLLGILPEEANILIARKDTESSTFQLVMGPDKTQTYTTGGFSLEVNTDTKIIYFQIVTKLEVAFKVLVFTGTNVTQSFPIASFDAFHNTTTVASKTNTVDKECNIKTPYIICLPESVLKVAAQGSGAQSQNISIVLLTPYITRYPNMRLVSIHTFSDHCLFLGGVQNQWREDMCRLGSLTNWQRVHCVCNMKRSHRSRSVLTATNISAFDIKFLAAKVIVTPNTVDLKRNLIADIPKNPVTLLTVLFIFSVYFLLSLWAIRKDRAEMVSKDKIIVLPDNDPFDKVSFLVTLYTGSRWGAGTSADVFLQLIGQNGVSDIHCLRHPQLPAFRQGSNDCFLLTTKEDLGDIRAFRVWHNNRGPSPSWYLSRAKVEHMSTRKTWFFICRKWLALDKGDRLIERTFSVTNPKAPLSRRDYFYIDLANGLKEGHLWLSVFAQVLTGTYSRLQRLSSCLTILLLNLFVNIMFFNADKNEESPIHLRYLRSIAIGIECALITIPVEMIIMALFKYSQKNPNGSLPLLPGNLKNWRERLQKQKPSETSEQSGSISSPENVPGHSNSQGPMHYRQMKSQGAAQNSDSIPVSEGGASITGDKEQSEKNSSPKIKAWQRRLLPNSNFSNNYAKEAGNLQEESEVLSATAVPIRKRPPIVFCWWCIYLSWALVIVVSGVSSLFIVLYGLSYGYQTSLEWLLASATSFIQNVFFVSIIKITCYSALNTVRPKYCEHITWFTHDLSSEIKPDKEEMNEEEKREKHFKLAQIRDTELYKPLKDGEIAKMLEKAKIKVKAFIFIKDAISHLVLLAIVLHFAYSTENTNSFHYNQFIRNQFSPGLSAVVTLEDIYVWLNDTFLPLIHNKVQPTFLTDSSSKIIGLPRMRQVRAKGTKKKCFHPHSFVNKFVISKSHCLHKYGQDIEEKGDYAGTWTEVANRSFFRDNSSCHGFTYQPNRTPWTYFSYGHLHTYGPGGYTFCFFPEEERHNSTARLDLLQENNWLDEKTWAVIIELTTFSLDGHLFCSISVIFELSYLGIIKPTLSVHSFVLPIFYQQTKGQKVFLLTTVAFLFMYTADGLYSMVHRKKSTRSISQTVNFILKLVFFLFVSLEVTKFKMGADIVHFFLFYPNNFIPFHAVSHLDQNLRNTLGFLAFLAVLKTLKYSRLFYEVRLAQRSILAALPGISSMAFVVVVYFFIFMAFGYLVFGQREWDYNNMIRSAQTILSYCVSAFRNTEFSSSRLLGGFFLASFLLVMTCVLINLFQAIIMSAYADRKQLVCEEPSEEARVVAFVLQRMKKMVRFLICKIAKRNDPSLCRSALNVQAERRHQXHSGLKKRKGNRGKMVYLVIRAKRDFKFQTISTLKRFK, encoded by the exons ATGGCCGTCCCGCAACCCCTTCACAACCTTCGCCCGAGCGACTCCGCTCTTCCCAAAGCACGCAGGAGaaggggccgggccgggccggccTCGGGGGCGG TGCGCGCGTCCCGCCGCCAGGGGCTGTTTCGAAAGCTGACGTGGGGTTTCTTGCAAGCGGTACCATGGAGGAGGGGGCGGCAGGTGCCGGTCCGCACGCAGAACGTTCAGGCTGCCGCTGGCAGTTGGCACTACTCAACCGGCAGCCGCCGGCAGGGCACGCTGCAGGACGAGCGCTTTCCCCCGCCATACCGGCCA GCCATGCCCGCgctcctttttctcctccagctgctcacGTTTTCTCAGCAAGCCCTGCGAGCCTCCTCTCCGCGTATGCTGCCGCCGCCCCTGATGGTCGCCTGCCTTGGAGCGGACGGACGCGGCTCCCGAGGGCGCAGCGGCGAGGGATGGCTCTCCTGCCCGGCGAATGGCACCTTGAAACTGCGGTACCAGCCAGCCCCGGGAGAGACAGTGCAGGCAGGGAGCAAAGAGAGGCAGCCTCCCGCCCCACCGCGCTGCCTCTGGCACCTGAACTCGGTTTGGGTGAAGAACACCTCTCTCTGGTCAGGGCAAGTCACGCTCCAGACAGGCCTCTCCTCGGGAAGCGCTCTTTGGCCCGCGGCCTCCAATCTCATCACGGTGCAGTGCTCGTCTGCCTCATGCGCTGCACCCGAGTGCCTGTACCACAACTTGAGCATCGAGGTGTCAGCGAGGTGGGTGACCCAGAATAGCTCACACACATACCGTGATCGCACGAGAAACACCGCCTGTTTgttgcactgctctgctttccccttGGATCCAGAGAAACACCGAGGATTGGTGGCAAAAATGAACAGCCCCCAAAGCAGACTGGCACCAGCTCTCCTCAGAGTCAGCGACAGTGCTTCAGGAACAGCAGATCCGGCAGTGCTTCGCCAGGAAGCAGCCTGCAAATTGAACTCAGTTACAATTCAGAAACCTCCTCTTCACACCTCTGTCATATATCAGAAGAAGGGCACGGCGTTTCACCTGCGTGCCAGAGTGCTGGTGGACTGCAGCCTCCCCGTGTCCATAAAGCCCCAGTGGATATTCTACGCTGTTAAGGACATGAAAACAAATCCGGACTGGGATAAACCTCTAGATATATCATCATTGCATGGCGTAAACACAGTACAGTTAACAGTTCCCAGCTGGACTTTGGATTATGGAATGTATCAGGTCTATTTTACTGCTTCAGTATTTGTGATCGGGACCAAAAGATCCTTCAGTAAGACAGACAGAATTTTTCTCGAGATAGAGAGAACTAATCTTGTGGCGAGCATTGCAGGAGGCATCTTCCGAACAGTGAGCTCTTCTGATAATTGGACTCTTGATGGCTCTGTGTCCTATGACCCCGATTCACCGGAACGACACAAGGGAATCACATTTACTTGGTTCTGTACTAAAAAGCCATCAGACTACAGATACATGAGAATCGGTGTGGGAAATAAATGCCATCCAGCCCAGAGGGATTTGAGGTGGCTGACACCTTCAGGAGCTGTTCAGGTGATAGCACCAGAATCTCTCCCAGGAAACACTGTCTACCACTTTCGTTTAGTCATTCAGAAGGACACGAGAAGGAGTTACGCTGACCAAACCGTAAATGTGCAGTCTGGCTTTTCACCTCTTCTGGATGTGGCGTGCCTTGAAAACTGTGGCAGTGCTGTAATTCCAACAGAGAGGTTTACACTGTCAGGCAAGTGCCTCAACTGTCGAACAAGCAGCCAGCCAGTCTACCACTGGTCGCTTTGGCTGGAAAACTCTACAGAAATTAGCTTTGACTGGTCTTCCAGAACCTCAACAGGCAGGTTTGGTGCTTACCTTTCTATACATGCTCTGACTTTTACCAGTACTGCAGATCAATCCTACGTACTGCTACTGAAAGTGACTACCTGGGGCGGGAGCTCATCGCTCTACAGATATGCATTTAAAGTAAATTCTCCACCCCGGGCTGGCAAGTGTAGCATCAGCCCACACCGGGGTACAgcttttctgacaaaatttgTTGTCCAGTGCAGTGGGTTTTCTGACAGCAACCTACCTCTGACATACAAGGTCATAGTAGCTTCCGATGTATCCAAAACAGCCAAAATTAACTCAGTGGAGGACAACACGTTTGGCACAATTCTGTACTTTGGCTACCAGCCTAGAATGCCTCCATCACTCCTCCCGGTTGGTGTGCCCTCTCGGAGGTATACCGTGACGCTGTACGTTCAAGTGTGTGATTCTCTGGGGGCATTTACCCAACTGAGCCTGTATGTCAGAGCGCAGAACCCATTGAAAAGTCGACCACTAGCTGTGGTGTTCCATGAACTGCTTGCCTCGGTGAGTGGTTCAAGTGCACCCATGACAGCTTATCTCCAGACCGGAGACTATTTTAATGCAGGATATTTGGCTTATCTTGCAGCCTCTGTTCTAAACTACATCGAAGCTGTGCCAACCCTCCAGATACCCAAGGCTCAGTTGAGGGAAAGCCTGATTAAGACAGCCCTGAATATTTCGGTTGAGAGCACGATGGAAATCAACCAAGTAGTAGCCTCTCTTTTTCAAGTCACAGAGCAACCCGAGGAGGTGAGCGCTCAGTCACAAGAGATTGCCATTTCAAAACTGAGTGAAGTAACTGGAGTGTTGAAAACACAGAGGAACGAGAGCCATTGGTCTGAACAAACCGAAATTCAGACCAGTGGAATACTGAGATGCTTGTCCAACATCCTGAGAGCTGCTCTTCTGCGTCGCAGGAACGTCAATGTTAGTGCAGTCACACAAGTCTTCTCCATCATGGAAAACTTAACTGAGATTGTTTTCCAAGGCAAAGTCCCTGGGGAGGAAGACACTGTCATGGAAACCAAAAACTGGAAGATCACTTTGATGAAGGACGAAAACCGGGATGTTGCAAACGCTTTCTCTACCACAAAAGACTGCAAGAATTGTTTCTACCCAACACTAAAAGACGGAAACTATTCGAGATTGTCTTACGATGCTGTCATTTCCACTGCCCTGTTTGAGTTTGATGAAAACCCTTTCCCTTGGTTGGCTTATACTTCAGAGATCGCAACAACCATCTTGGGCTTCAAAATGGCAGAGACCAAGGCTAATGGGGACCTGCTAGGAATCCTGCCTGAAGAAGCAAACATTCTTATCGCTAGGAAAGATACCGAATCGTCGACATTTCAGTTAGTGATGGGACCTGATAAAACACAAACCTACACGACCGGAGGATTTAGTCTTGAAGTGAACACAGATACCAAGATCATATACTTCCAGATCGTGACAAAATTAGAAGTGGCTTTCAAGGTGCTGGTGTTTACAGGCACTAATGTCACTCAGAGTTTTCCCATTGCCTCTTTTGATGCTTTTCACAACACAACGACGGTGGCAAGTAAAACCAATACAGTTGATAAAGAGTGTAACATCAAGACTCCTTACATCATCTGTCTCCCAGAGTCAGTGCTGAAAGTTGCAGCTCAAGGAAGCGGTGCCCAGAGTCAAAACATTTCCATCGTCTTGCTGACACCCTATATCACAAGGTATCCAAACATGAGGCTGGTGAGCATCCACACTTTTAGCGATCACTGCTTGTTTCTGGGGGGAGTTCAGAACCAGTGGAGGGAAGACATGTGCAGGCTTGGTTCCCTGACCAACTGGCAGCGGGTACACTGTGTCTGCAACATGAAGCGAAGTCACAGAAGTCGGTCGGTCCTCACTGCCACAAATATATCCGCATTTGACATCAAGTTCCTGGCAGCCAAAGTCATTGTCACCCCCAACACAGTAGATCTTAAAAGAAACCTAATAGCAGACATCCCGAAGAACCCCGTGACTCTTCTAACGGtgctcttcattttttcagtctACTTTCTTTTGTCCCTCTGGGCCATACGAAAAGACAGGGCTGAGATGGTCAGCAAAGACAAAATCATAGTTCTGCCCGACAACGACCCCTTTGATAAAGTCAGCTTTTTAGTCACTCTGTACACTGGCAGTCGCTGGGGAGCTGGAACCAGCgcagatgtttttcttcagctcaTCGGACAGAATGGTGTGAGTGATATCCACTGCTTAcggcatccacagcttcctgcTTTCCGTCAAGGAAGCAATGACTGCTTTCTCTTAACAACGAAGGAAGACCTGGGAGACATTCGCGCCTTCAGGGTCTGGCACAATAACAGAGGCCCATCGCCAAGCTGGTACTTAAGCAGAGCCAAAGTTGAACACATGTCCACTCGGAAGACCTGGTTCTTTATCTGCAGGAAATGGCTTGCTCTTGACAAGGGGGATCGCTTAATAGAAAGGACATTTTCCGTCACCAACCCAAAAGCACCGCTTTCCAGAAGGGACTATTTCTATATTGATCTGGCCAATGGTCTGAAAGAAGGCCACCTGTGGCTCTCCGTTTTTGCTCAGGTTCTCACTGGCACTTACAGCAGGCTCCAAAGGTTATCTTCCTGTCTGACTATCTTATTACTAAACCTGTTTGTTAACATCATGTTCTTTAATGCTGACAAGAATGAAGAATCTCCAATACACTTGAGGTACTTGAGATCAATTGCCATAGGCATTGAATGTGCCTTGATTACAATACCTGTGGAAATGATTATAATGGCCTTATTTAAGTATTCTCAGAAGAACCCAAACGGAAGTCTACCCCTCCTTCCTGGAAATCTTAAAAACTGGAGAGAACGTTTGCAAAAACAGAAACCTTCAGAAACGTCAGAACAGTCTGGCAGTATTAGTTCCCCAGAGAATGTTCCTGGTCACAGCAATTCGCAGGGCCCGATGCATTACAGGCAGATGAAAAGTCAGGGAGCTGCCCAGAACAGCGATAGCATCCCAGTTTCAGAAGGAGGTGCAAGCATCACCGGAGACAAGGAGCAATCAGAAAAGAACTCCTCTCCAAAGATTAAGGCCTGGCAGAGAAGACTACTGCCAAACTCCAATTTTAGCAATAACTACGCAAAAGAAGCAGGTAACTTGCAGGAAGAAAGTGAGGTGCTCAGCGCTACCGCCGTGCCTATTCGCAAGAGACCACCCATcgttttttgttggtggtgtaTCTATCTCTCCTGGGCATTAGTGATAGTTGTAAGTGGGGTATCGTCACTTTTCATTGTGCTGTATGGTTTGTCTTATGGCTATCAGACTTCACTGGAGTGGCTTTTAGCGTCAGCAACCTCCTTTATTCAAAATGTGTTCTTTGTTTCAATCATAAAAATCACTTGTTACTCAGCTTTGAACACAGTTCGTCCAAAATACTGTGAACACATTACGTGGTTTACCCATGATCTCTCTTCTGAGATTAAACCAGataaggaagaaatgaatgaagaagAGAAGCGAGAGAAGCACTTTAAACTTGCCCAGATCAGAGACACTGAGCTGTATAAGCCTTTAAAAGATGGTGAAATTGCAAAGatgctggaaaaagcaaaaattaaagtCAAGGCATTCATTTTCATAAAAGATGCTATCAGTCACCTTGTTCTTTTAGCCATTGTCTTACATTTTGCTTATTCTACTGAGAACACTAACAGTTTCCACTACAACCAGTTCATTCGGAACCAGTTCTCTCCTGGGCTCTCTGCTGTGGTCACGCTAGAAGATATTTACGTGTGGCTGAACGACACCTTCTTGCCTTTGATCCACAACAAGGTCCAGCCAACTTTTCTTACTGACAGCTCATCCAAAATCATTGGTTTGCCCAGGATGAGGCAAGTGCGGGCTAAAGGTACTAAGAAAAAGTGTTTCCACCCTCACAGCTTTGTAAATAAATTTGTGATCAGTAAAAGCCACTGCCTTCACAAATATGGCCAGGACATCGAAGAGAAAGGTGACTATGCTGGCACTTGGACAGAAGTTGCCAACCGTTCTTTTTTCAGGGATAACAGCAGTTGCCACGGGTTTACTTACCAACCAAACAGGACTCCCTGGACTTACTTCTCATATGGACATTTGCACACGTATGGACCAGGAGGAtacacattttgctttttccctgaAGAAGAAAGACATAATTCAACAGCGAGGCTGGATTTGCTGCAAGAGAACAACTGGCTCGATGAAAAGACTTGGGCTGTGATCATCGAACTGACTACATTCAGCTTGGATGGACATCTCTTTTGCAGTATCTCAGTCATATTTGAACTTTCTTATCTTGGGATCATAAAACCAACTTTGTCAGTACACTCTTTTGTGCTCCCCATTTTCTATCAGCAAACAAAAGGTCAAAAGGTGTTTCTTCTAACCACTGTTGCCTTTCTGTTCATGTACACCGCAGATGGCCTTTACAGCATGgtccacagaaaaaaatctactaGAAGTATTTCCCAGACAGTCAATTTCATCTTAAAATTGgtattcttcctttttgtttctttagagGTTACAAAGTTCAAGATGGGAGCGGATATTGTccactttttcttattttatccAAAcaatttcattccttttcatgCAGTTTCTCATTTAGATCAGAATTTAAGGAATACTTTGGGCTTTTTGGCATTTCTAGCAGTTCTGAAGACGCTGAAGTATTCTCGATTATTTTATGAGGTGCGTCTGGCTCAAAGATCAATCTTGGCAGCCCTTCCTGGAATCTCCTCTATGGCCTTTGTTGTGGTGGTGTACTTCTTTATATTTATGGCTTTTGGCTACCTTGTGTTTGGCCAGCGCGAATGGGATTACAATAATATGATTCGCTCAGCTCAGACCATCTTGTCTTACTGCGtgtctgctttcagaaatactgaattttcatccagcaggctgctgggtGGATTTTTTCTCGCCTCCTTCCTGCTGGTGATGACCTGTGTTTTGATCAACCTCTTCCAAGCTATTATTATGTCTGCCTATGCAGATAGGAAACAACTTGTCTGTGAAGAA
- the TTC38 gene encoding tetratricopeptide repeat protein 38: MAPLRDCKAWQDAGLGLTTASNEACKLFDATLRQYATWRNDENLGGIEGCLSKLKAADPNFVMGHVIANGLELIGTGSTVRLNKDLDSAMKTMMTLSRSQPLTEREKLHVLALDMFASGQRPKACDIWEQILQNHPTDLLALKFSQDTYFSIGYQVQMRDSVARVFPFWTPDVPLSSYVKGYYAFGLMESNFFDRAEELAREALSINRTDAWSAHTIAHINEMKAEVEKGLAFMKETEDNWKGSDMLTTHNYWHWALGFIEKGEYEAALTIYDNHIAPRLQSGKSMLDIIDSSSMLYRLHLEGVKLGDRWNSVLKRTKKHTKDHVLLFNDAHLLMSSLGAKDHKTTEELLTTLQELAKEPGEDYVLSLAPRVGLPLFQALVEFENGNCDKAVDLLYPIRYQIIELGGSNAQRDVFSQLLIHAALNCKSQAKRNLAKCLLTERDVMRPNSPMTERLIRRAAAVHSMA; encoded by the exons ATGGCACCGCTGAGGGACTGCAAG GCCTGGCAGGATGCTGGACTTGGCCTGACCACTGCAAGCAACGAAGCCTGTAAACTATTTGATGCTACGCTAAGGCAG TATGCAACGTGGCGCAATGATGAGAACCTAGGAGGTATTGAAGGGTGTCTTTCCAAGTTAAAGGCTGCAGATCCAAATTTTG TGATGGGACATGTCATTGCTAATGGATTAGAGCTTATTGGCACTGGAAGCACAGTGCGACTCAACAAAGATCTGGACAGTGCGATGAAAACAATGATGACGCTGTCAAGATCTCAGCCTCTGACTGAGCGGGAGAAGCTTCACGTGTTGGCGTTGGACATGTTTGCCAGTGG GCAGCGTCCAAAAGCTTGTGATATATGGGAGCAGATTCTACAGAACCATCCGACTGACTTGCTAGCCCTCAAGTTTTCCCAGGACACTTATTTCTCCATAGGATATCAAGTACAAATGCGAGATTCTGTTGCTCgggtttttcctttctggacaCCTGATGTTCCTCTGAGCAG CTACGTGAAGGGCTACTATGCTTTTGGACTGATGGAATCAAACTTCTTTGATCGTGCTGAGGAGCTTGCCCGTGAG GCTTTGAGTATAAATCGAACAGATGCATGGTCAGCTCATACTATAGCTCacataaatgaaatgaaagcagaagtggaGAAAGGGTTAGCATTcatgaaggaaacagaagacaaCTGGAAG GGCAGTGATATGCTTACTACCCATAATTACTGGCATTGGGCTTTAGGCTTCATAGAAAAG GGTGAATATGAGGCTGCTTTGACAATTTATGACAATCAC ATTGCTCCCAGGCTCCAGTCGGGTAAAAGCATGCTGGATATAATAGACAGCTCTTCAATGCTGTACAGGCTTCATCTGGAAG GTGTAAAGCTTGGAGACAGATGGAACAGTGTCCTCAAACGTACAAAGAAGCACACCAAAGATCACGTTCTTCTCTTCAATGATGCACACCTGTTGATGTCCTCCCTTGGAGCCAAAGACCACAAAACGACTGAAGAGCTTTTAACAACTCTTCAAGAACTTGCCAA AGAACCTGGTGAAGACTACGTGCTTTCTCTGGCTCCTCGTGTGGGGTTGCCATTATTCCAGGCTTTGGTGGAGTTTGAAAATGGAAATTGTGACAAAGCTGTGGATCTGCTGTACCCGATCCGTTACCAAATAATCGAACTGGGAGGCAGTAATGCTCAG AGAGATGTTTTCAGCCAGCTATTGATTCACGCCGCTTTAAATTGTAAATCCCAAGCCAAACGAAACCTTGCTAA GTGCCTCCTGACAGAACGTGATGTGATGAGACCAAATTCACCAATGACGGAACGTCTTATAAGGAGGGCAGCGGCTGTTCATTCAATGGCATAA